One Candidatus Poribacteria bacterium DNA segment encodes these proteins:
- a CDS encoding DUF104 domain-containing protein: MKRKKIKATYKNGIIEPLDKLNLPEGQKLEIEFSVLQKTPHELSREEKKALIQKLSGSMKGAWGSTVEEIDAYLKSERQSWDREF, translated from the coding sequence ATGAAAAGGAAAAAGATAAAAGCAACATACAAAAACGGCATTATTGAACCGTTGGATAAACTCAACCTTCCCGAAGGACAAAAACTTGAGATTGAATTCAGCGTTCTCCAAAAAACGCCTCACGAACTCTCCCGTGAAGAAAAAAAAGCATTGATCCAGAAACTAAGTGGTTCAATGAAAGGGGCATGGGGCAGCACCGTCGAAGAAATTGACGCTTATCTCAAGTCAGAAAGACAATCATGGGATCGAGAGTTTTAG
- a CDS encoding T9SS type A sorting domain-containing protein yields the protein MKKQIFVCVLIFTTCLFYLLMPSVVFGRSAVVVFSKYKDTVFQYPDVQRYFPDVLRAFQDPHKQLFLDSSAMNRFVVEPDYLRRAYAPAADDSILILLLLDADFQALFRDGDFHAIIKSTGELNTLIRLIPQPTTQLPEDCEIPEPEPPKATTLEIVLGNDQSGEFGELLAQELVVGVKDQNGSPLPNIGVTFRARTSTSGVKFSNQSTSTESTSTDSFGLAKTTLTLGSQEGENQIEASAAGISSPQIFTVTAIAPPPPEPEPEPEPVMPDPPLTPEPPQFPPVYWIEGGTLYRESPIQGVEKLEVHKPTNGTLTGGLAMDMEGGRIYWTEETADGMGRVLSANFAGGDLQIAKEIEAVPYGIAVGSDKGNNRWIYWTTSTGKIQRIKVNGSGFNGNLVSNVDSPMHIAFDEVNHQLYWTEASRIRSVSANGKGKKENVVENLLGHLGGIAVAEGVVYWTESIGSEQGVVKSQKGNGSGQKLLAVLAGVPAGVAVDAAGGRVYWTTSLGGVESAPIIEVIETVVKRANIPTTGIALGNGSLIPLSSVAAAPSISSVGPQESTLLANYPNPFNPETWIPYQLSESADVRVSIYAVNGSLVRQLDLGHQSAGVYRNRSRAAYWDGRNEFGERVASGLYFYTLTAGDFSATRKMLIRK from the coding sequence ATGAAAAAGCAAATATTTGTCTGTGTTCTTATTTTCACAACCTGTCTATTTTACCTTTTAATGCCAAGCGTTGTTTTCGGACGATCCGCTGTAGTGGTATTTTCAAAGTACAAAGATACTGTGTTTCAATATCCGGATGTTCAAAGGTATTTTCCGGATGTCCTGCGCGCTTTTCAAGATCCGCACAAGCAATTATTTCTTGATTCAAGTGCTATGAACCGTTTTGTTGTGGAACCTGACTATCTACGAAGAGCTTACGCTCCTGCAGCAGATGATAGCATCCTAATCCTTCTGCTTCTGGATGCAGACTTCCAAGCGTTATTCAGAGATGGAGATTTTCATGCTATTATTAAAAGTACCGGCGAACTTAATACGCTTATACGGTTGATTCCGCAACCAACAACACAACTACCCGAGGACTGTGAAATCCCTGAACCTGAACCGCCAAAGGCGACGACGTTGGAGATAGTCTTAGGAAATGACCAGAGCGGTGAGTTTGGCGAATTGTTGGCACAAGAATTAGTAGTCGGTGTAAAAGATCAAAATGGCAGCCCACTACCTAACATTGGAGTGACTTTCCGTGCTCGTACCTCTACCTCCGGAGTTAAGTTCTCAAATCAATCGACATCTACGGAATCGACATCTACGGATAGTTTCGGTTTAGCCAAAACGACTCTCACGCTTGGTAGCCAGGAGGGCGAGAATCAAATAGAGGCAAGTGCTGCTGGTATTTCATCACCACAGATTTTTACAGTGACTGCTATCGCGCCTCCACCTCCAGAACCGGAGCCAGAGCCGGAACCAGTTATGCCTGATCCACCTTTGACACCGGAGCCCCCTCAGTTTCCACCGGTGTATTGGATAGAAGGCGGTACCCTTTATCGTGAATCTCCGATTCAAGGAGTTGAAAAATTAGAAGTGCATAAGCCAACGAATGGGACGCTAACCGGGGGGCTTGCCATGGATATGGAGGGCGGAAGGATTTATTGGACGGAGGAAACCGCAGACGGGATGGGAAGAGTTCTCAGTGCTAATTTTGCTGGGGGAGATCTCCAAATAGCTAAGGAAATAGAAGCAGTGCCTTATGGTATTGCTGTTGGGAGTGACAAGGGTAACAATCGTTGGATTTATTGGACGACCTCTACCGGAAAGATCCAACGTATCAAGGTTAATGGTTCAGGTTTTAATGGGAACCTTGTCTCAAATGTGGATTCTCCAATGCATATCGCCTTTGATGAGGTGAATCATCAACTTTATTGGACGGAAGCGAGTCGTATCCGGTCTGTATCTGCCAACGGTAAAGGAAAAAAGGAAAATGTAGTTGAGAACTTATTGGGTCATTTAGGTGGTATTGCTGTTGCTGAGGGTGTCGTGTATTGGACGGAGTCAATAGGTTCTGAACAAGGAGTCGTCAAGTCCCAGAAGGGCAACGGATCCGGTCAGAAGCTGCTCGCTGTGTTAGCGGGTGTCCCTGCAGGAGTTGCGGTGGACGCTGCGGGTGGTAGGGTGTATTGGACGACATCTCTGGGTGGCGTCGAGAGTGCCCCGATCATTGAAGTTATCGAAACTGTGGTTAAACGTGCGAATATCCCCACTACAGGTATTGCCTTGGGGAATGGGTCATTGATACCATTGAGTTCTGTTGCTGCTGCACCTTCAATAAGTTCGGTGGGGCCCCAGGAGAGTACTTTACTTGCGAACTATCCGAATCCGTTTAACCCCGAGACATGGATACCGTATCAGTTGTCGGAATCCGCGGATGTGCGTGTGTCCATCTATGCTGTAAACGGTAGTTTGGTACGTCAGTTGGATTTAGGACATCAGTCTGCGGGGGTGTATCGTAATCGGAGTCGTGCGGCGTATTGGGATGGACGTAATGAGTTCGGCGAGCGCGTTGCGAGTGGTTTGTATTTCTATACGCTGACGGCGGGCGATTTCAGTGCGACGCGCAAGATGCTAATACGGAAGTAA
- a CDS encoding formylglycine-generating enzyme family protein, translating into MKIFVVLVLLMGLVMLAGCGEEVEIIDTVDTIMDTPTTVPPEPQLPVTTQPNPVVVSGNMVRIPAGTFRMGSNDPEAFIDEQPVRSVYVNAFSMDRYEVTNAEYKRFLDANLQWQKGRVQARYHDGDYLKNWVGNSYPSGEGNHPVVYVSWYAARAYASWAGKRLPTEAEWEKAARGGLVDRKYPRRNSTDADSIDASSANYGNGIGGTTAVGRYPTNGYGLSDMAGNVWEWCSDVYDNIENSRVLRGGSWSSHALDARVSFRGADIPIFTSDDVGFRCVR; encoded by the coding sequence GTGAAGATTTTTGTTGTGTTGGTTTTATTGATGGGTCTCGTAATGCTTGCAGGCTGCGGTGAAGAAGTAGAAATCATAGACACCGTGGATACGATTATGGATACTCCAACAACCGTGCCACCCGAGCCGCAGCTGCCTGTTACCACACAGCCCAATCCTGTCGTCGTATCTGGAAATATGGTGCGGATTCCGGCAGGCACGTTTCGGATGGGGAGCAACGATCCGGAGGCATTTATAGATGAGCAGCCGGTGCGTTCCGTCTATGTCAACGCCTTTTCTATGGACAGGTACGAGGTAACGAATGCGGAATATAAACGGTTTTTAGATGCTAACTTACAGTGGCAAAAGGGTCGTGTTCAGGCGAGATACCATGATGGGGATTACCTTAAGAACTGGGTTGGAAATAGTTATCCGTCGGGGGAAGGAAATCATCCGGTCGTCTACGTAAGTTGGTATGCGGCACGGGCGTACGCATCGTGGGCAGGGAAACGGCTGCCGACCGAAGCGGAATGGGAAAAGGCTGCGCGCGGTGGACTGGTTGATCGGAAATATCCACGCCGCAATTCTACAGATGCGGATTCTATAGATGCGAGTAGTGCCAACTATGGCAACGGTATTGGTGGAACAACCGCTGTTGGACGGTATCCTACGAACGGTTACGGGTTGTCGGATATGGCAGGGAATGTGTGGGAGTGGTGTTCAGATGTGTATGATAATATTGAAAACTCCCGGGTATTGCGGGGTGGGTCTTGGAGTTCGCACGCGCTGGATGCGCGGGTCTCGTTCCGGGGTGCGGACATTCCGATTTTCACGAGTGACGATGTCGGTTTTCGGTGTGTGAGGTAG
- a CDS encoding AAA-like domain-containing protein: MRTFGTHGPVNPKENYIVTRSKETEDFIQRIKNGKYIVIFAPRQTGKTTFFQQAVDRLTKKEDLYFPIQLNVETYATLTGSDFYSGFSEDVHEAINNVFEQRGSTSPAALMQFLENAKLTNPVTTRRFFTQLGKVLAPHRVVLIIDEFDGIPQDAVQGFLHALRHIYIAGKPRCPHSVGIAGVKNIRQLNYDASISPFNIQDEFVLPNFTLAQVRELLMQYIDEVGQTFAPEVVETLHKQTAGQPFLVNRLTQILTEELGVPKTEMLTMTHFAKAHTRLLREGNTNIDHLRTNVRRDRHFETLLLKIASYDRGVPFNPDDTLIEELVTYGVIAAGTDGMCEIVNPIYQHRILQIFKPTVNGLEAEYFSEDTRADFSDYLSSTGQLEIEALLNNFQAFIARAGFRILQVPETPQEYVGQHLLYAYLDHFVRVVGANMFLEVQTGRGRMDLIILHKQQKYIVETKIWEGDRSYQAGKQQLAAYLTLENATEGYYVVFDHRQKPEPCIETEMIDGVKIRSYVIPVIQKAPSNR, encoded by the coding sequence ATGCGAACCTTCGGCACACACGGACCCGTCAATCCTAAAGAGAACTATATCGTCACACGCTCCAAGGAAACCGAGGATTTTATTCAACGCATTAAAAACGGAAAATACATCGTCATCTTCGCACCTCGACAGACAGGAAAAACAACCTTCTTTCAACAAGCAGTGGACAGACTCACCAAAAAAGAAGACCTCTATTTCCCTATCCAACTGAATGTTGAAACATACGCGACACTCACCGGCTCCGATTTTTATTCGGGATTCTCCGAAGATGTTCACGAGGCAATCAATAACGTCTTTGAGCAGCGCGGGAGCACGTCCCCTGCAGCCCTCATGCAATTTTTAGAAAATGCGAAACTCACCAACCCCGTCACAACCCGAAGGTTTTTTACACAACTCGGAAAGGTGTTAGCACCGCATCGCGTCGTTCTTATCATCGACGAGTTTGATGGGATTCCGCAGGATGCAGTCCAAGGCTTTCTGCACGCCCTCCGCCATATCTACATTGCTGGGAAGCCCCGATGTCCGCACAGCGTCGGTATCGCGGGGGTTAAGAACATCAGACAGCTCAACTATGATGCCTCTATCTCGCCTTTCAACATACAAGACGAATTCGTACTGCCCAATTTCACGCTGGCACAGGTGCGCGAACTTCTCATGCAGTATATCGATGAGGTGGGCCAAACTTTCGCCCCTGAAGTCGTTGAAACCCTACACAAACAGACGGCAGGACAGCCGTTCCTCGTCAATCGCCTGACCCAAATTCTGACCGAAGAACTGGGCGTCCCCAAAACGGAAATGCTGACAATGACGCACTTCGCAAAAGCACATACACGCCTGCTAAGGGAAGGGAACACCAACATCGATCATCTGCGAACCAATGTCCGCAGGGACCGGCACTTTGAAACCCTCCTCCTGAAAATCGCTTCTTACGATAGAGGCGTGCCATTCAATCCCGACGACACCCTCATAGAGGAACTCGTCACTTACGGCGTTATCGCAGCAGGTACTGATGGAATGTGTGAGATCGTTAACCCGATTTATCAACACCGCATTCTTCAGATATTCAAGCCGACAGTGAACGGACTTGAAGCGGAATACTTCTCTGAAGACACAAGGGCAGACTTCAGCGATTATCTCTCATCTACAGGTCAACTTGAGATAGAGGCACTCCTCAATAACTTTCAGGCGTTCATTGCACGCGCAGGATTCCGTATTTTGCAAGTCCCAGAGACACCCCAAGAATACGTTGGACAACACCTGCTTTACGCCTACTTGGATCACTTCGTCCGGGTCGTGGGTGCCAACATGTTTCTTGAAGTACAAACCGGTCGGGGCAGGATGGACCTCATCATCTTACACAAGCAGCAAAAATATATCGTTGAAACAAAGATTTGGGAAGGCGATAGGTCTTATCAAGCAGGGAAGCAGCAACTCGCAGCGTACCTTACATTGGAAAACGCAACGGAAGGCTATTACGTCGTCTTCGATCACCGTCAAAAACCCGAACCGTGCATAGAAACAGAGATGATCGATGGCGTGAAAATTCGGAGCTATGTTATTCCTGTTATACAAAAAGCCCCTTCAAACAGATAG
- a CDS encoding RNA polymerase sigma factor gives MAREDDAQLVHAVLSGDDSAFSILVKKYQKGVHALVWQKIDDFHYAEDLTQETFLRAYQNLSTLKNPSQFSGWLYVIANRVCLNWLREQKPAQQLQSLEDTPMEEVVKSDYERYVWEQREAEATEHRFQIVKKLLDKLPEGERTAVVLHYLGEMTAKEIGEFLGVSPQTIWTRLSRARKRLQEEEELLIQEVLGGVQISASIKQNIMRKIVDMTPTPSPKMEPFLPRVAIGTALVVATLLIFSSSSQYLPYFKNFIGFILRDEKSFTADFTITLGTHRSGRDLLNTLLEAKCQISAWSAQALENPDFPVVAVETTVDIVVVSMLEMGFAAGEFATLDTIYDRAKQMGLETCPVETAAQLRLSFLDQPHWATEGRLGKFFVASEPFVLTRDGFPKIFSVVRGDQFPHPEIGIGLWLIANGTVEVENAKRPDRLFNASDEDRDHRGRFAFVIPK, from the coding sequence GTGGCGAGAGAAGACGATGCGCAATTGGTTCATGCCGTTTTATCAGGCGACGACTCAGCATTCAGCATTTTAGTTAAAAAATACCAAAAAGGTGTTCACGCCCTCGTGTGGCAGAAAATCGATGATTTCCACTATGCAGAAGATCTTACGCAAGAGACCTTCCTCCGCGCCTATCAAAACCTTTCAACGTTGAAAAATCCGAGCCAGTTTTCTGGATGGTTGTATGTCATTGCGAATCGGGTTTGTCTGAATTGGCTGCGCGAACAAAAACCTGCGCAGCAGTTGCAGTCATTGGAGGACACACCTATGGAAGAAGTGGTGAAATCTGATTATGAGCGTTATGTATGGGAACAACGCGAAGCAGAAGCAACTGAACACCGTTTTCAAATCGTCAAAAAACTTTTGGACAAGTTGCCGGAGGGTGAGCGTACAGCGGTGGTGCTTCATTATCTCGGCGAAATGACAGCGAAGGAGATTGGCGAATTCTTGGGGGTGTCGCCGCAGACAATATGGACTCGACTGAGTCGCGCCCGAAAACGGTTACAAGAAGAAGAGGAGCTCTTGATCCAAGAAGTTCTCGGTGGTGTGCAGATATCAGCAAGTATAAAGCAGAACATCATGCGAAAAATTGTTGACATGACACCGACACCTTCTCCGAAAATGGAACCGTTCTTGCCGCGGGTCGCTATTGGAACTGCTTTGGTTGTAGCAACCCTATTGATTTTCAGTAGCAGCAGCCAATACCTTCCATATTTCAAAAACTTTATAGGATTTATTTTGCGCGATGAAAAGAGTTTCACTGCTGATTTTACCATAACACTCGGAACCCATAGGAGTGGTAGGGATCTTTTAAATACACTGCTCGAAGCAAAATGCCAGATCAGCGCATGGTCGGCGCAAGCCCTTGAAAATCCGGATTTTCCGGTGGTGGCAGTGGAAACAACGGTTGATATCGTTGTTGTTTCTATGCTGGAGATGGGATTTGCTGCGGGCGAGTTCGCCACCCTTGATACCATTTATGATCGCGCAAAACAGATGGGACTCGAAACGTGCCCGGTTGAGACTGCCGCGCAGCTGCGTCTGTCATTTCTCGACCAGCCACACTGGGCAACCGAAGGGAGGCTGGGGAAGTTTTTCGTCGCGAGTGAACCGTTTGTTCTGACTCGCGATGGCTTTCCGAAGATTTTCAGTGTCGTGCGGGGTGATCAATTCCCACACCCTGAAATCGGTATCGGTCTATGGCTGATTGCAAATGGTACCGTTGAAGTCGAAAATGCGAAACGCCCTGACAGACTGTTTAATGCATCCGATGAGGATCGTGACCACAGAGGTCGTTTTGCATTCGTTATTCCGAAATAA
- a CDS encoding WD40 repeat domain-containing protein, protein MKKTLLSVSLTLFLTLAPYLPNTLVAQENIHTRYVEHRYAVYSVAFSPDGQILASGSADKTIGLWSATAEKQTGLKISNSVSVDKTINPWKAARVTSQLMSSDGNVSNTKHLKTLVGHRYTVHSVAFSPDGKTLASGSEDNTIILWDTTTGEHTRTLASPTGPFVEPTGTLVGHTDTVYSVAFSPDGRTLASSSEDSTVLLWDTTTGEHIKTLARPTGPFVGPTDPLAGHTDTVYSVAFSPDGQILASGSADNTIILWDATTGQYKQTLTGHKRAVYSIAFSPDGQILASGSWDKTIILWDTTTWKYIHILTGHEKVVYSVAFSPDGQVLASGSADKAIILWDTTIGRHIETLTRHRKAIYGVAFSPDGQTLVSGSADKRIRFQTRSIIK, encoded by the coding sequence ATGAAAAAAACGCTACTTTCCGTTTCTTTAACGCTGTTTCTGACCTTAGCACCCTATTTACCGAACACGCTTGTGGCGCAAGAAAACATCCACACCCGCTACGTTGAGCATAGATATGCCGTCTACAGCGTAGCGTTCAGTCCGGATGGGCAAATTCTCGCAAGTGGAAGTGCGGACAAGACAATCGGTCTGTGGAGTGCTACAGCGGAAAAGCAAACGGGATTAAAAATTTCTAACAGTGTCAGTGTGGACAAAACAATCAATCCGTGGAAAGCTGCGAGGGTTACTTCCCAATTGATGTCGTCGGATGGTAACGTATCGAATACAAAACATCTGAAGACGCTTGTCGGGCATAGGTATACTGTCCATAGTGTAGCGTTCAGTCCCGATGGAAAAACCCTTGCCAGTGGCAGCGAAGACAACACAATTATCCTATGGGACACAACCACCGGAGAACACACGAGAACTCTCGCCAGCCCCACGGGTCCCTTCGTCGAACCCACAGGTACCCTCGTCGGACATACGGATACCGTCTATAGCGTGGCTTTCAGTCCCGATGGACGAACCCTTGCAAGCAGCAGTGAAGACAGCACGGTTCTCCTATGGGACACAACCACCGGAGAACACATAAAAACTCTCGCCAGACCTACGGGACCTTTCGTAGGACCCACAGACCCCCTTGCTGGTCATACGGATACCGTCTATAGTGTGGCTTTCAGTCCCGATGGTCAAATCCTCGCCAGTGGCAGCGCAGACAACACAATCATCCTCTGGGATGCAACAACAGGGCAATACAAGCAGACGCTCACTGGACACAAGAGAGCCGTCTATAGCATAGCGTTCAGTCCCGATGGTCAAATCCTCGCCAGTGGCAGTTGGGATAAGACAATTATCCTATGGGACACTACCACATGGAAATATATACACATACTCACCGGACACGAGAAGGTTGTCTATAGCGTGGCGTTCAGTCCAGATGGACAAGTCCTCGCCAGTGGAAGTGCTGACAAGGCAATTATCCTATGGGATACTACCATTGGGAGACACATAGAGACACTCACAAGGCATCGGAAGGCAATTTATGGTGTTGCCTTTAGTCCGGATGGACAAACCCTTGTCAGTGGTAGTGCTGACAAACGTATTCGCTTTCAGACGCGCTCTATTATCAAGTGA
- a CDS encoding cohesin domain-containing protein, with protein sequence MKTITTLFVLLIIFSLNTFAQHVPYTSLEGHRDAVFSVAFSPDGKMLASGGDRTIKLWNAVTGSLIRRLIGHKYQVYSVAFSPDGKILASGSQDDTIKLWDIATGKPINTLREYSSLYSVAFSPDGKILASGRGSRSGDGIGIIRLWDVVTGELIHTLTEHTDWVSSVAFSPDGKMLASGSGDETIRLWRMPSTHVNIAPDPVVSPAIGGQFTIRVSILAGENVGGYQMSLEFDATALRYIESSNGDYLPLGAFFVPPVIGENRVTLGSTSLTGVSNGDGTLATVTFEVVDVKHSVINLSNVIITDSTGEHLPHFVYGVKVEEPSLLPSSAVVNLTPSSILSPAIGERLAFDIEITGGQNVKDFEFTIDFDPSALGYISRLRGNYFANGVGNGDGILGTLIFEVVAVKASTVSLSGYLVATNGLNYVPTFESAKVIVPIFGDVNRDGVVNILDLVLVASKFGQQVSSDAADINEDGVVNVVDLVKVAGALGGETAAPSAWSLDLEGALTREQVQQWLSEARHLNLTDAISQRGILYLEQLLAALTPKETTLLPNYPNPFNPET encoded by the coding sequence ATGAAAACAATTACAACGTTATTTGTTCTTCTGATCATATTTTCATTAAACACCTTTGCCCAACATGTTCCCTATACGAGTCTTGAAGGGCATAGGGATGCTGTTTTCAGCGTAGCGTTTAGTCCTGATGGAAAGATGCTCGCAAGTGGCGGAGATAGAACTATCAAATTATGGAATGCCGTCACAGGCAGCCTCATACGCAGACTTATAGGGCATAAGTATCAGGTCTATAGCGTAGCGTTTAGTCCTGATGGGAAGATACTCGCAAGTGGAAGTCAGGATGATACAATCAAACTATGGGATATCGCCACAGGCAAACCCATAAACACACTCAGAGAGTATAGTTCGCTCTATAGTGTAGCGTTTAGTCCTGATGGAAAGATACTCGCAAGTGGGCGCGGAAGTCGGAGCGGCGATGGAATTGGAATTATCAGATTATGGGATGTCGTCACAGGCGAACTCATACACACACTCACCGAACATACGGACTGGGTCTCGAGCGTAGCGTTTAGTCCTGATGGAAAGATGCTCGCAAGTGGGAGCGGAGATGAAACTATCAGATTATGGAGAATGCCTTCTACCCATGTCAACATTGCGCCTGATCCGGTGGTGTCTCCGGCTATTGGTGGACAATTTACTATTAGGGTCAGTATCCTTGCGGGGGAAAATGTAGGTGGATATCAGATGAGTTTGGAATTTGATGCGACCGCCCTCCGCTATATTGAGAGCAGCAACGGCGATTACCTGCCGCTTGGAGCGTTTTTCGTGCCACCCGTTATAGGCGAGAACAGAGTAACGCTTGGATCAACCTCGCTCACCGGGGTCAGCAACGGAGATGGTACGCTTGCGACGGTAACGTTTGAGGTGGTTGATGTCAAACACTCCGTCATTAATTTATCTAATGTAATTATCACCGACAGCACGGGTGAGCACTTGCCCCACTTCGTTTATGGGGTGAAGGTTGAAGAACCTTCCCTATTGCCTTCCTCCGCGGTCGTAAACCTTACACCTTCCTCAATACTGTCTCCAGCTATCGGTGAACGACTGGCCTTTGACATTGAAATTACCGGGGGACAAAATGTAAAAGACTTTGAGTTCACGATTGACTTTGATCCGTCAGCACTTGGATATATTTCAAGATTGCGGGGTAACTATTTTGCAAACGGTGTGGGGAACGGCGATGGTATACTCGGAACTCTCATATTTGAGGTGGTGGCTGTAAAAGCATCAACTGTCAGTCTCTCGGGCTACCTTGTTGCGACAAATGGACTTAATTATGTCCCTACTTTTGAAAGTGCAAAGGTAATTGTCCCCATTTTTGGAGATGTGAATAGAGATGGCGTTGTGAACATCTTGGATTTAGTGCTGGTTGCCTCAAAGTTCGGACAACAGGTCAGTAGTGATGCCGCAGATATCAATGAGGATGGTGTTGTCAATGTTGTAGACTTGGTTAAAGTTGCTGGCGCGCTCGGAGGTGAAACAGCTGCACCATCAGCATGGAGTCTTGACTTGGAGGGTGCTCTGACAAGAGAGCAAGTACAACAGTGGCTGTCTGAAGCACGACATTTAAACTTGACAGATGCAATCTCTCAACGCGGTATTCTCTACTTAGAGCAACTCTTAGCAGCATTGACTCCGAAAGAGACAACACTCTTGCCGAACTACCCGAATCCCTTCAACCCAGAAACGTGA